A stretch of DNA from Takifugu rubripes chromosome 15, fTakRub1.2, whole genome shotgun sequence:
CGGTCAGTAACGTCATCCAACAGCTGTCTCACTGCAGTAGCCCCGACCAGAGAGAGAGGCCGGGAGCGTGGGGAGAGGTGAGGTCACAAATCTCCTCCAAACGCTCTGAAATAAAGGgtgttttatttgaaataatTGCTCCTCATGTGTCTGCAGGGTCGTGAGATGATGCTAGTTCTGAAGAAAGACACTCTGACCCTATTGGACCCTTTAGACCACACTCTGCTGCACTGCCAGCCGATCATAAACATCCGTGTGTGGGGCGTGGGCTGCAACAGTGGCAGGTAAGCTAAGAGGATATATTTATCATGTGCCTGGAAAACCATGCTTAGCCACTGAGCTAAGCTAGGCTGATAGCACTTATTCACTGCCTCGTTGTGGCACATTGTGATAAAATCATTCTCACCTTCCATTTCTTTCCTGTCCGTCTGCACTAACACTGACTTTCTCTATCTTTGACACGCACCCATGTGGGCAGGGACAGGTAAACCTCTACCACTTCACACCCAGAGCTGCACTCATCTCATTAGAAATACGTCAGGGTCATTTATTCATCTAACGTGCTGATGGGATACCCACTGGCCCAACAAAATGAGCTATGTGATAtttgtgatgcattcagggactTTGCCTTTGTGGCGGGGGATAAGGACAGCTGTGTGTTGAAGTGTCACGTGTTTCGCTGTAATGCGCCAGCCAAAGCCATCGCCATGGCGCTGCATGAGATGTGCTCCAAGGTGATTCATTCTATACCTCCACCTTCtttattagctgttagcatgctaatgcattcattgtttctgtttctgattTCCTTGTCCCGATTTGTGCGTTTGTTTTAAGTATTGTCAGATAGTGAAAACAACGCCCTCTATTGGACATCAAGTTAAATAACAATGCAAACTCTGGCATCGTCTTGATTGACAGTACATTGCCACTATAAGTTGTTTCTTGATATTTCTTGATATGTTTTTTCATAGATGATGTCAGAAAAATCCCTGAAGAGGCCGTCGCGCTCCCTGACCATGGAGAGCATCTCACCTGAAGACCTACCCAGACAAGGTGACTATCCCTTGACTGTGATACCTGGATTTATCTGATTGGCTCCATGCTGATTCCACCTCTTTGTTGTGTCTTAGTTGAGTTCCTGGACGCGGTTCGGCAGAATGTCCACAAGTTCCAGGTCCAGTATATCGGAAACCTTCCGGTGTCCCGAGCGATGGGTAGGAAACGGGTCGCACCTTGTCGAACTGATTAAACCAATGAATCCCAATGGAAACCACCAGTTAGGGGTTTAATGGTGGTCATGTGTGCAGGGATGGAGGTACTAAATCGAGCAATAGAAAGCATCATGAACTCCACAGATAGAGATGAGTGGGAGCCGACTGTCATCCATGTCACCGACAACGTCCTGTCACTTTGGAGGGGACAGGTAACCTTCTCACGCTCTCAAGGGCTCTCATCTGGTTCCCTTCTTATTCTCCATCTCCCCTCTGATTGTTTGTtcacaggagggggaggagcctttTTGGGAATGCCAGGTACGCTTTCTCACCTTTCTGGGTGTCGGCCATGACAGTCACACCTTCGCTGTGATTGTGGATGGCGGCACACAACAGTTTGAGTGTCACGTGTTTTGGTGTGAGCCCGATGCTGGAAATTTGTCTGAAGCTGTCCAGGCCGCCTGCATGGTGAGTTCAACATCAAGGATGGAATCAAAGCAAATGTAGAGCCAATATCACCCCCTCCAAATGAGTAACTTGTAACTTTATCCTCTTCAGGTCAAGTATCAGAAGTGTCTGGTGGCTCAGACTCCTCCTCCAAGGACCAAGTCATGGCGTATGAACTCGTCAAAGGTCAAACGGGCCAACTCCATGGATGCTGTCACCTTCCCGCCCCTCACGTCCCATCACCACGGGTTGAGCAGCAGCCCcacagggacacagagggtcGCCAAGGGCaacggtggcagcagcagcagcagtagcaacagcaatGTGAGGAAGGGGATGATGGCATTTTTTGAAACTTTCCGGAATAAACAGGCAGCCACCTCCTAATGAGATGGGGGAGCAGAGCATCAGAGACTAATATGTGTCCAACGACACAGTGACGGCTTCTCGACACAAGGCTGGACTCTGACACCGTGCCTCCTGTTTATTGGACCACAATTTACCTGACTGACCTCACTTTTCTGTGACACTCATCTTGCTAGTGTAGCTTAGCAGTGTTGTTGCTAGCAGCCCCAGCACAGGCAGAAAAACGCAAACCATTCAGGCCTTAGGGCACCGAAGGCATCATCCCAGTCAGCTAGACTAATCACTAGATAATTTAGCTAAATTTTGACCAGACAACTGACAAAAAAGAAGCTTACTTAAGACTCAGGATAATCAGGGGTCAGTTATAGATTTGGTCAGAAGTATATTCCAATTGAATGTTATATATTTAGCCCGACATCCCTTAAATGTCCCTAAATTGCCTGTAGAGATGACATAGAGAGCTTTCGTGCAAAATCCATATGTCCGCTTCAAGCTTCACGCGTAGAGAAATTCCaaagctgcagtgtgtgtttctgtccccAGGAGGACACGTGtgcaagaagaaaagaaacaaacgaGGGACATTTACTGTATTGACTTCTTTTCTTACAAGTTTGTGCATAGTTGCAGCTTTTCTACTACTTACAAGACGGTGTCTGCCTGAGTCTGCAGGTCTCTGATTATTGTTTTTACACGTCTCTAGACTTTCTCGGTGCTCCGATCATCTGGGTACCCCCTGggtttctttttagcacttGTTTTCCTGAAGAATTTGCTTCTGATTGATCATGTGATTCTCTGGATCTCATCACTATCGACTCCTAATCACATCACCAGCACAAGATTGTAGCATTCATACCCAGAATAATTCTGCTTCTGTTTTATATGATGGGAGGATGACAAGAACCggtggccatttttattttgatcAGCCAATGGAAGCAGAAGGAAAAGTGTATTTTCCAAAAGCAACAAAGTGGAATGAATAAGGTTTCTGACCTCAGGCAGTAAACTCTTTAAATACCTCTTGTAATAGTCAGTAAACAACCAGAATTATTTCTACTTTTCCGTCCTTTTATCCGAAAGCTGGAAACGCTCGCATGTTGGACACTAATCCAAGCATGAAAGGTTAAAAATATCTGGAAACGTATCCAGGCGCATCCACCATTAAAGGAGAgcttccttttttaattttcttcccGAATGCAGTTGATGCAGACGTCACTATGTCTCTTATACACAACAGCAAGCAGAAACAGGGACGAGCAGAAGCACGAGTAGATTCAGGCTTTAGCGCGTTTGATGTCAGTAGGAAGGTCCAAATGTTAATCCAAAACCCTCCCAGAATTCTTTGCAAAAACTGTTCCTGTGATGAATCCTGTCCTCCGCTTCTTTCTTTGGCACAACAaaaaactgatgatgtcatgtacCAACAATAAAGAAATCTATATACTGGTGTACTTCTGTGGATTTTAACATGATAACATGGTGTTACCGCCAATAACACGCCTCAGATGTGTCTTTGATGTCAGCTTTTTTTTATCCTCCAGAGGTCACCTTGCTTGCATTAGTGGTCAAATCAGTTCTTGAGGttgtcaaaaaaagaaagatgaccCTAAAAccctgtgtgtgatgttttaAACCACCGTGTTGTTTAGATTTGCTTATTCCGTACTGGTTTTAGTGTAAACCCTGGAGGCCAAGCCACCCTCGCCGCCTGTCTTATGCACCTGCCAGGTTCAGGTGAGCTGCACGATTCTCCTGTTCACAAAATGGTTGAAGATCAATCTGACATCAAGTCCAAACAGGCCTGATTTGGAGATGAAAATTAAACACTGAAACAATGATTCGGTAACAAAAGCAATTTAATGGAAGCAAATGATTTGAAAGACTTACTTCTGGCTTTCCTTGACTTTTGTTTGTCGGTAGAAAGAAATTtggatatgtgtgtgtttgtttgcaagagagagagagagagagagagggggagggagagagagagagagggagggagacagggagagtTCTGACATCATTCcgtctttttttgctgtttctgtgcaCTTCATCAATCCATCGTCTTTAAGCTGAACGACTGCTGAACTGAAGAAATAGACGCAATTTTTGGAACTTGATTGCTACCAGAAggtttgtatgtatgtgtgtttgtgtgtgtgtgtgcgttatgTATGATTTACCAATAAAATGCAGCTTTATTCAGATTTGAATATTATTTGAAATCTAAGGACAGAAATTAGTAGGAAGGAATTCTTTCACTTACTTCAATTGTTAATGGATCTCAAAACTTCAAATTTGTGGTTAAATAGTTAGTTTGCCAAATTCTGTATGTGAATAATTTAAATCTGCCTCAGTGAAGAGTCGGATCTAATATTTATTTAAGTGTTTTGAATTATTCGCCAATCCATGAAAACAAAGGATCTGTTTATTCTGTGTTTGCTGCCAGGGACATTATAGGATGATCTCAATATTTTCAATGAATTTCGACTGCATGTTCTAAATTCCACAGGTTTGAAATCTGAGTGTCTTTTGTTATGAGAAACTGTCTCCTTGTTTTTTGTCTCCATATATGTGAACTGTTTGTTTATGCTGACGCTCACAGGTTTAACTGGAAACAAAACATGCTTCTTTCCTCGTTGTCATGGAACCTAACAGATTAGATTACAGCTGTTATGGAGGCAGCTGACCAGATATTAGACAGAATGCTGAGGGGACATTTATCCGAATGGCAAATGACCAAGAAAAAATGTTATAAGAGCTGTGCAACAGAACTAAATCTTTGTTTCTATGTCAATGAAATCAGAAATTGATTAATTTATTCCAGTATCAAAATCTGCTACTGTGATTGAGTTCATCCATCCAGATGAGTGATCTACCCCCTCCATATGTTCCTTCAGTCTTCGGTGGCCCCTCGACATACAGCTATCCCTCAGGTTGGTCTGTAGTTTGTAGCATTTTTATTAGTCAAAAAATCCCACTAGGACTCGATTAAGTTTCACGACTCAAAGAAGCTTGGGATATTTGGAGCAAATAAAATTATGGCAGGGAAGCAACAGCATGGTAACTGTAAATCCTACTGCTGCAAAATGTTGTATCATacttaaaatttaaaattgggGAATTGTGACCATCTAGAACTACTTTACACTCCATTGTCACCCTGTGTTTATGTGACCATGTGACCTAATGCCTCTACAGATGGAAATGCTCCAACCATTCCCGGCTCAATGTACCAGGTACCCATCATGCACTGCGTCACCAGATAATAAAGCTAATGAACACCACATTGTTCTGATAAATGTAGTGCAGAAACACTGACACAACACTGTCAGTTGGCATTGGCCTTTTGAATAAGAAAGTTTcatatcttgttttttttttaattatctgaAGCAAAAGGAGTTTCTGGCATTCATTCACAAACATTATTCCCTCAAAATTCCTCTTCTGAATTTCTCCCAAAAAAGCTTGATTAAATAGATGCGATCTACCTTGCAACCATGTTACTATGTTACCATGAGCACCCCATCTTGTTTGATAGTCTTACCCTCAGACGTATGAAGGGGAACACATCTACCAGGGGCCCCCGAGGCCCCCAGAAGCCTACTTGACTCAGCCCCCCTACCAAGGCTACTGCAGTGGACAACCTGGAGCTACTTTCTCATGGGACGGCCCTAAAACATATGGAAACACGCCCAAACAGCCAGGTGGGGCACACATGCTTTAACTGtcttgtaaaaatgtaaaaataatgaCTTTACATTTATTGTGAACCTGCTTCTGGGTTTCTGTCTTGCCTCTGATAGTGTTCATGACGGACCAGCCTCTGGATGATGCTGgcagggggggcagcagc
This window harbors:
- the apbb3 gene encoding amyloid-beta A4 precursor protein-binding family B member 3 isoform X2, with the protein product MCVLEGDQLVGPHTLEGGAMMGKDYMLAILILNYDDNIWADQNLLLDPDLPSGWRTIKDSTGTYYWHVPTGTTQWQHPSLSGTPQLLDTQLEEAGQHSCKRETETPPEARSSWYEDYLTNHDPDTKCFSVRSLGWLEVEEEDLSPGRSSLAVSNVIQQLSHCSSPDQRERPGAWGEGREMMLVLKKDTLTLLDPLDHTLLHCQPIINIRVWGVGCNSGRDFAFVAGDKDSCVLKCHVFRCNAPAKAIAMALHEMCSKMMSEKSLKRPSRSLTMESISPEDLPRQVEFLDAVRQNVHKFQVQYIGNLPVSRAMGMEVLNRAIESIMNSTDRDEWEPTVIHVTDNVLSLWRGQEGEEPFWECQVRFLTFLGVGHDSHTFAVIVDGGTQQFECHVFWCEPDAGNLSEAVQAACMVKYQKCLVAQTPPPRTKSWRMNSSKVKRANSMDAVTFPPLTSHHHGLSSSPTGTQRVAKGNGGSSSSSSNSNVRKGMMAFFETFRNKQAATS
- the LOC105417454 gene encoding cysteine-rich and transmembrane domain-containing protein 1-like gives rise to the protein MSDLPPPYVPSVFGGPSTYSYPSDGNAPTIPGSMYQSYPQTYEGEHIYQGPPRPPEAYLTQPPYQGYCSGQPGATFSWDGPKTYGNTPKQPVFMTDQPLDDAGRGGSSSGQGVGQSILAACSATMCCCCLWNMLSQYL
- the apbb3 gene encoding amyloid-beta A4 precursor protein-binding family B member 3 isoform X1: MCVLEGDQLVGPHTLEGGAMMGKDYMLAILILNYDDNIWADQNLLLDPDLPSGWRTIKDSTGTYYWHVPTGTTQWQHPSLSGTPQLLDTQLEEAGQHSCKRETETPPEARSSWYEDYLTNHDPDTKCFSVRSLGWLEVEEEDLSPGRSSLAVSNVIQQLSHCSSPDQRERPGAWGEGREMMLVLKKDTLTLLDPLDHTLLHCQPIINIRVWGVGCNSGRDRDFAFVAGDKDSCVLKCHVFRCNAPAKAIAMALHEMCSKMMSEKSLKRPSRSLTMESISPEDLPRQVEFLDAVRQNVHKFQVQYIGNLPVSRAMGMEVLNRAIESIMNSTDRDEWEPTVIHVTDNVLSLWRGQEGEEPFWECQVRFLTFLGVGHDSHTFAVIVDGGTQQFECHVFWCEPDAGNLSEAVQAACMVKYQKCLVAQTPPPRTKSWRMNSSKVKRANSMDAVTFPPLTSHHHGLSSSPTGTQRVAKGNGGSSSSSSNSNVRKGMMAFFETFRNKQAATS